The DNA window ACCTTGGAGTATACCTGCTGCAAGTACGCAGGTGATGGCGGACGTAAGCGTTGACTTTCCGTGGTCAACGTGTCCTATAGTTCCCACGTTAACATGCTCCTTTTCCCTTACAAACTTCTCCTTTGCCATCGCTTTACCTCCGTGTATTCCTTAAGTTTTTGCTCCTGCCATCCGTTCCCCTATGATCTGTTCAGCTATACTTTGGGGAACTTCGTCATAATGAGAAAATTTCATTATAAAGGTTCCTCTTCCCTGTGTCAAGCTCCTTAGGGTTGTAGCATAACCAAACATTTCAGCTAAAGGCACAAGAGCCTTAACAACCGTAA is part of the Hydrogenobacter sp. genome and encodes:
- a CDS encoding GTP-binding protein; amino-acid sequence: MAKEKFVREKEHVNVGTIGHVDHGKSTLTSAITCVLAAGILQG